A region from the Salicibibacter cibarius genome encodes:
- the alaS gene encoding alanine--tRNA ligase, which produces MTRLTSADVRQLFLDFFKEKGHDIEPSASLVPHEDPSLLWINSGVATLKKYFDGRIVPENPRIVNAQKAIRTNDIENVGKTARHHTFFEMLGNFSIGDYFKKEAIAFAWEFLTDERWIGFDAERLSATVHPEDDEAYRYWKEDIGLPQERIVRLEENFWDIGEGPSGPNAEIFYDRGPAYGNDPSDPELYPGGENERYLEIWNLVFSQFNHNPDGTYTPLPNQNIDTGLGLERLVSVIQDTKTNYETDLFLPIIKETENLTNVSYGEKDTYDTAFKVIADHIRTVAFTIADGALPSNEGRGYVQRRLLRRAVRYAQSLDINEPFMYRLVPVVAGIMERHYPNVKEKESFIQNVIQNEEERFHETLSDGLAILNDLIAAAKQAGATQIDGDDVFRLYDTYGFPVDLTEEYVTDAGLHVELEGFERAMEAQRERARAARKEGDSMQSQNEALRSLHETSTFVGYEQTEVTTQVQAIVQNDARVEAANVGEEAFVLLKETPFYAESGGQVADQGLLFASGLKAEVTDVQQAPNGQPLHKVTVTEGTLTTNKSITAAINGKDRAAIQKNHTATHLLHQALKDVLGEHVNQAGSYVGPDRLRFDFSHFGQVSSAELQEIEAIVNEKVADATQLMIEETTLEDAKAKGAMALFGEKYGSNVRVVHIGDYSIELCGGTHVTNSAEVGTVKLLSEAGIGAGIRRIEAVTGQAAYHYIEQKLHVLEQVKEQLKAKSTEDVPQRVDQLQQDVREKEKEKESIAAKLGNMEAMQLLNDVHDINGIPVLAGQLDNSDMDTLRTTADRLKQKLPRGIIVLGTARDGKVNIVAAVSKDLVSDGYKAGDIVKKVAAICDGGGGGRPDMAQAGGKSPEKLPEAMAAVDEIVASVS; this is translated from the coding sequence ATGACACGCTTAACGTCAGCTGACGTGCGCCAACTTTTTCTTGATTTTTTTAAAGAAAAAGGCCATGACATAGAACCGAGCGCTTCCCTCGTTCCCCATGAAGATCCGTCGTTGTTGTGGATCAACAGCGGGGTGGCGACGTTAAAAAAATATTTTGACGGACGGATTGTGCCGGAAAATCCGCGGATCGTCAATGCGCAGAAAGCAATTCGGACGAATGATATTGAAAACGTCGGCAAAACCGCACGCCATCATACGTTTTTTGAAATGCTCGGTAATTTCTCGATCGGCGATTATTTTAAAAAAGAAGCGATTGCATTTGCATGGGAGTTTCTAACCGATGAGCGGTGGATCGGATTTGACGCGGAGCGCTTATCCGCAACTGTTCACCCTGAGGACGATGAAGCGTATCGTTACTGGAAAGAAGATATTGGCCTGCCGCAAGAGAGGATCGTTCGCCTGGAGGAAAATTTCTGGGATATCGGAGAAGGCCCGAGCGGGCCGAACGCGGAAATTTTTTATGACCGCGGGCCTGCTTACGGCAACGATCCGTCGGATCCGGAACTTTACCCGGGGGGCGAAAACGAACGGTATCTAGAAATTTGGAATCTCGTTTTTTCCCAGTTCAATCACAATCCTGACGGGACGTACACACCGCTTCCAAATCAAAACATCGATACCGGATTAGGGCTCGAGCGTCTCGTTTCGGTCATCCAAGACACAAAAACAAACTACGAAACCGACTTGTTTTTGCCGATAATAAAAGAGACGGAAAACTTGACGAACGTTTCTTATGGCGAAAAAGATACGTATGACACGGCTTTTAAAGTCATTGCCGACCACATTCGCACCGTTGCTTTCACGATCGCCGACGGTGCCCTGCCGTCCAATGAAGGAAGGGGATATGTGCAGCGTAGGCTGTTGCGACGGGCGGTTCGTTACGCGCAATCGCTCGATATCAACGAGCCGTTCATGTACCGTCTCGTTCCGGTCGTTGCGGGCATCATGGAACGTCATTATCCGAACGTGAAGGAAAAGGAATCGTTTATTCAAAACGTGATTCAAAATGAGGAAGAGCGTTTTCATGAAACGTTAAGCGACGGGTTGGCGATCTTAAATGATTTAATCGCAGCAGCCAAGCAGGCGGGTGCAACACAAATCGACGGAGATGACGTCTTCCGCCTTTACGATACGTATGGTTTTCCGGTCGATTTGACAGAGGAATACGTAACGGATGCCGGTCTCCATGTAGAGCTCGAAGGATTTGAGCGTGCGATGGAAGCGCAACGGGAACGGGCAAGAGCCGCCCGCAAAGAAGGCGACTCGATGCAAAGCCAAAATGAGGCATTGCGATCGCTTCACGAAACAAGCACGTTCGTCGGGTATGAACAAACCGAGGTCACGACGCAAGTGCAGGCCATCGTGCAAAATGATGCACGCGTGGAAGCGGCGAACGTCGGGGAAGAAGCGTTTGTCCTTTTAAAAGAAACCCCATTTTACGCGGAAAGCGGTGGGCAAGTCGCGGATCAAGGGCTGCTTTTTGCAAGCGGCTTAAAGGCAGAGGTCACCGATGTCCAACAAGCGCCCAACGGGCAACCGTTACACAAGGTGACCGTTACTGAAGGCACGTTAACAACGAACAAGTCAATCACTGCCGCGATCAATGGAAAAGACCGTGCCGCGATTCAAAAAAACCATACGGCCACCCATTTGCTCCATCAGGCATTAAAAGATGTGCTCGGCGAGCATGTGAACCAAGCAGGGTCGTATGTTGGACCGGATCGTTTGCGTTTTGATTTCTCCCATTTTGGACAAGTGTCGAGTGCCGAGTTGCAGGAGATTGAGGCAATTGTCAATGAAAAGGTTGCAGATGCGACACAATTGATGATTGAAGAAACAACTTTGGAAGACGCAAAAGCGAAAGGAGCCATGGCCCTATTCGGCGAAAAATATGGAAGCAATGTTCGTGTCGTTCATATCGGGGATTACAGCATTGAGCTATGCGGCGGAACCCATGTGACCAACAGCGCAGAGGTCGGAACCGTTAAATTACTCTCCGAAGCTGGGATTGGCGCGGGCATTCGACGAATAGAAGCCGTTACCGGCCAAGCAGCTTACCATTATATCGAACAGAAACTGCACGTATTGGAACAAGTAAAAGAACAGCTGAAAGCAAAATCGACGGAAGACGTTCCCCAAAGAGTGGATCAACTTCAACAGGATGTCCGTGAAAAAGAAAAAGAAAAAGAATCAATCGCGGCAAAATTGGGGAACATGGAAGCTATGCAGTTATTGAACGATGTGCATGATATCAATGGCATCCCGGTGTTGGCGGGTCAACTGGATAACAGTGATATGGACACCCTTCGAACGACTGCGGACCGGTTAAAACAAAAACTCCCTAGAGGAATTATTGTTCTCGGTACAGCGAGAGACGGCAAAGTCAACATTGTCGCTGCGGTGAGCAAAGACTTGGTTTCCGACGGCTATAAGGCCGGCGACATCGTCAAAAAAGTTGCGGCCATTTGTGATGGTGGCGGAGGGGGGCGCCCGGATATGGCCCAGGCCGGCGGCAAAAGCCCGGAAAAGTTACCGGAAGCGATGGCAGCTGTCGATGAAATCGTCGCCTCCGTTTCATAA
- a CDS encoding IreB family regulatory phosphoprotein, whose protein sequence is MSSKDNTVQFNVQEDSAQADVKEVLVNVHQALEEKGYNPINQIVGYLLSGDPAYIPRHNDARTLIRRLERDELIEELVRTYLQKAKRR, encoded by the coding sequence ATGAGCTCAAAAGATAACACCGTCCAATTTAATGTACAGGAAGACTCCGCACAAGCAGACGTTAAAGAAGTTTTAGTCAATGTTCATCAGGCTCTTGAAGAAAAAGGGTACAATCCCATTAATCAAATCGTCGGATATTTATTATCCGGGGATCCGGCGTACATTCCGCGACATAACGACGCACGCACGTTGATTCGCCGTCTTGAAAGAGACGAGCTCATTGAAGAACTCGTTCGTACGTATTTGCAGAAAGCTAAGCGTCGATGA
- the ruvX gene encoding Holliday junction resolvase RuvX — translation MKILGLDVGDKRIGVAVSDALGLTAQGLETIAVEGYEATVAKIVQIASDHDVEKIVVGLPKNMNGTLGPRAEKSQQFAASLEKNVAFPVQFWDERLTTKAAERTLISADVSRKKRKKVVDKLAAVLILQGYLDHAGRQE, via the coding sequence ATGAAGATTCTCGGTCTGGATGTAGGAGATAAACGAATCGGAGTAGCGGTTAGTGATGCGTTGGGACTGACAGCACAAGGACTTGAGACGATTGCCGTAGAAGGGTATGAAGCGACGGTCGCGAAGATTGTGCAGATAGCAAGTGACCATGACGTTGAAAAAATTGTGGTAGGCTTGCCGAAAAACATGAATGGCACACTAGGTCCTCGTGCGGAAAAATCACAACAATTTGCTGCTTCCCTTGAAAAGAACGTGGCGTTTCCTGTACAGTTTTGGGACGAACGATTAACGACGAAAGCGGCGGAGCGGACGTTAATATCAGCAGATGTGAGCCGCAAAAAGCGCAAAAAAGTCGTTGACAAACTTGCCGCAGTGTTGATTTTACAAGGATACCTTGATCACGCTGGGCGACAAGAATGA
- a CDS encoding DUF1292 domain-containing protein produces the protein MAEEENERVIIPDEDGNDHVFEILFTFDIDETEKSYMVVTPVVEELEEDEEVEIFAFQYEESSDEPSGFALYPIESDEEWELVEEMIATMLDEDETLHVEGDDHSH, from the coding sequence ATGGCCGAAGAAGAAAATGAACGTGTGATCATTCCTGATGAAGACGGGAATGATCATGTATTCGAGATATTGTTTACGTTTGATATTGATGAAACAGAAAAGTCCTATATGGTTGTTACCCCGGTCGTTGAAGAACTGGAAGAAGATGAAGAGGTAGAAATCTTTGCTTTTCAGTATGAAGAATCAAGTGACGAGCCTTCAGGATTTGCGCTTTACCCGATTGAATCCGACGAAGAATGGGAATTGGTTGAAGAAATGATTGCCACGATGTTGGACGAGGATGAAACCCTTCACGTTGAGGGAGACGACCATAGCCACTAA
- the mltG gene encoding endolytic transglycosylase MltG, which translates to MNDNQDLNEQKKQRALNARVVRRIVLGIVLVLVLLAIVGLAAGYFYVQAAISPMDESDDSTVEVEIPSGSSMSDIGVVLEDEDLISNSTFFHYYSRLQNASGLQAGVYELDRSMDLDEIIDTMQEGPHRESYAISYMIPEGWWLEDIAATIAEESPHDIDEVMDVLNSEEYAEGLIEEHELLNEEMLDEDIRYPLEGYLFPATYEFLDEDVSVEWMVESMLQQTVDTYEQVESDADVEYDLHEVLTLASIVEREAQTEEDRRLIAGVLFNRLEEEMPLEVDPTVAYAQGEHLYMTSLEDIEIDDAFNTYQYDGLPPGPIASPGEDAIRAVFEPEDTDYLFFYARVNGEVIYSETYEEHNDVHETYRDEWMEAQEEEGSGE; encoded by the coding sequence TTGAACGATAATCAGGATTTAAATGAACAAAAGAAGCAACGGGCATTGAATGCGCGAGTGGTACGTCGGATTGTACTCGGGATTGTGCTTGTTCTTGTTTTACTCGCGATCGTCGGTTTGGCAGCCGGTTACTTCTATGTGCAGGCAGCAATTAGTCCGATGGACGAAAGTGATGACTCGACGGTTGAAGTTGAAATACCGAGCGGCTCATCGATGAGTGATATCGGCGTGGTTTTGGAAGATGAAGATTTGATCTCCAACAGCACTTTTTTTCACTATTATTCACGATTGCAAAACGCCTCCGGTTTGCAGGCGGGTGTCTACGAATTGGATCGATCGATGGACCTTGATGAAATCATAGATACGATGCAGGAAGGACCGCACAGGGAATCGTATGCGATTTCTTATATGATTCCGGAAGGATGGTGGCTGGAAGATATTGCGGCAACGATCGCGGAAGAATCGCCTCATGATATAGATGAGGTGATGGATGTGCTCAATAGCGAGGAATATGCGGAAGGGTTAATAGAAGAACACGAATTATTAAATGAAGAAATGTTAGACGAAGATATCCGTTATCCCTTAGAAGGCTATTTATTTCCGGCAACTTATGAGTTTTTAGACGAAGATGTTTCTGTTGAATGGATGGTGGAATCCATGTTGCAACAAACCGTTGATACCTACGAACAAGTTGAAAGTGATGCGGATGTCGAATATGATTTACATGAAGTGTTAACGCTGGCCTCGATTGTGGAGCGGGAAGCACAAACAGAGGAGGATCGCAGGTTGATCGCGGGCGTTCTGTTCAACCGTCTCGAGGAAGAGATGCCTTTGGAAGTAGATCCGACGGTGGCTTATGCGCAAGGCGAACATCTATACATGACTTCCCTGGAGGATATTGAGATCGACGATGCGTTTAATACGTATCAATATGATGGGTTGCCACCCGGACCGATCGCGAGCCCGGGAGAAGATGCCATAAGAGCTGTTTTTGAACCGGAGGATACCGATTACCTCTTTTTCTATGCGCGCGTAAACGGCGAGGTCATCTATTCCGAAACGTACGAAGAGCATAATGACGTACATGAAACCTATAGGGATGAATGGATGGAAGCACAGGAAGAAGAGGGTTCTGGCGAATGA
- a CDS encoding O-methyltransferase: protein MNAYLERLRKQNKLPELGEMRLYAKKENIPILEEESMQLLLQVLALTNAERVLEIGSAIGYSALRMASDGSRRKITTVEKDRKRYEEARFFLTRSSYRQSITLLNGDAFDYEEDIAKGRPYDALFVDAAKSHNQSFIETFSPHVKRGGVIVVDNVLFKGWVANPLEAPKRLQKLARNINAFNEWFQNHPGFATKIHAVGDGLAVGIKR, encoded by the coding sequence ATGAATGCGTACTTGGAACGTTTACGAAAACAAAATAAACTCCCGGAATTGGGCGAGATGCGGCTGTATGCTAAAAAAGAAAATATCCCGATTTTGGAAGAAGAAAGCATGCAGTTGTTACTACAAGTCTTGGCATTGACGAATGCAGAACGCGTGCTTGAAATCGGAAGCGCGATCGGTTATTCAGCCTTGCGTATGGCATCGGACGGGTCCCGCCGCAAAATAACGACGGTTGAAAAGGATCGGAAACGCTACGAAGAAGCCCGGTTCTTTTTGACTCGTTCCAGCTATCGACAATCGATTACGCTGCTTAATGGAGATGCGTTTGATTATGAGGAAGATATCGCAAAGGGTCGGCCGTACGACGCATTGTTCGTCGATGCCGCTAAAAGCCATAACCAATCGTTTATCGAGACATTTTCTCCACATGTGAAACGAGGGGGAGTGATCGTCGTTGATAATGTGTTGTTCAAAGGGTGGGTGGCCAATCCGTTGGAGGCTCCGAAGCGTTTGCAAAAGCTCGCGAGAAACATTAACGCCTTTAATGAATGGTTTCAGAACCATCCCGGCTTTGCTACAAAGATTCATGCTGTCGGAGATGGATTGGCTGTTGGAATAAAACGATAA
- the greA gene encoding transcription elongation factor GreA: MAETKKYYMTQDGLTKLEEELDYLKTTRRQEVVERIKVARDFGDLSENSEYDAAKDDQAFVEGRIVQIENMIRNSVIIEDNGDTNEVNLGNSVTFKELPDGDEEIYTIVGSAESDPLEGKISNDSPMAKSLLGRRVGEQVTVSTPGGDMEVEIVNIQ, from the coding sequence ATGGCGGAAACAAAAAAATATTATATGACACAAGATGGTCTGACGAAGTTGGAAGAGGAATTGGACTATCTGAAAACAACGAGACGGCAAGAAGTCGTTGAACGAATAAAAGTAGCCAGGGACTTTGGCGATCTATCCGAGAACTCGGAGTATGATGCGGCCAAAGATGATCAAGCATTCGTGGAAGGGCGGATCGTACAAATTGAAAATATGATTCGAAATTCCGTGATTATCGAAGATAATGGGGATACGAATGAGGTGAACTTGGGTAATTCCGTTACTTTTAAAGAATTGCCGGATGGAGATGAAGAAATTTACACAATCGTCGGAAGCGCTGAATCCGACCCATTGGAAGGGAAAATTTCAAATGATTCCCCGATGGCGAAAAGCTTACTTGGCCGCCGTGTCGGCGAACAAGTGACGGTAAGCACCCCTGGCGGGGATATGGAAGTGGAGATCGTCAATATTCAATAA
- a CDS encoding YrrS family protein, producing the protein MDNPNQLNSESRRELRKRKTKNRLMNAAIGVVVVLIGFFLFALLFQDDEPVADDEFEDGEEDDVDIGFEDEESSGPEEAPDDGQDVPEEESDESEENGESDENGESEEGTETDDDGEDNGDDNGESAPSPPEDGEYEPIGTEQEEFTDSFERDSQNWDEMVMAMEYATDTSEEDWSHIEFLGNDGPGGAEGTFVHGDGTEYVVTMEWEDDEGWMPTNVEEN; encoded by the coding sequence ATGGACAATCCTAATCAATTGAATTCGGAAAGTCGCAGGGAATTACGTAAACGTAAAACGAAGAATCGGTTGATGAATGCAGCTATCGGCGTTGTCGTTGTGCTGATCGGTTTTTTCTTGTTTGCGTTGTTGTTTCAAGACGACGAACCGGTTGCTGATGACGAATTTGAAGATGGAGAAGAAGACGATGTTGACATAGGGTTTGAAGACGAGGAATCCTCGGGACCGGAAGAAGCGCCGGACGACGGTCAAGACGTTCCCGAGGAGGAGAGTGACGAGAGCGAGGAGAACGGAGAATCTGATGAGAATGGAGAATCCGAAGAAGGCACGGAAACGGATGATGATGGAGAAGACAATGGAGATGACAACGGCGAGTCTGCCCCTTCCCCGCCTGAAGATGGGGAATATGAACCGATCGGAACGGAGCAAGAGGAATTTACCGACAGTTTTGAGCGGGATAGCCAAAATTGGGATGAGATGGTGATGGCTATGGAATACGCCACAGACACTTCGGAAGAAGACTGGTCGCACATCGAATTTCTTGGCAATGATGGACCGGGAGGAGCAGAAGGGACTTTCGTGCACGGGGACGGCACGGAATATGTCGTTACGATGGAGTGGGAAGATGATGAAGGTTGGATGCCGACAAATGTGGAAGAGAATTAA
- the mtnN gene encoding 5'-methylthioadenosine/S-adenosylhomocysteine nucleosidase — MKYGIIGAMEEEVEILATQMKHATTTEKGGCVFYEGQLNGHEVVLMQSGIGKVNAAIGTTLLIDTYNPDIVINTGVAGGFDMEMAIGDLVISTYVSYNDVDATAFGYTFGQVPGMPSEYYAKKDLVEYANAAALQTGANATSGLILSGDSFMSDEKRVADLRAEFPDAKCSEMEAGAIAQVCYRFQIPFVIIRALSDIVGKDALESYETFLDKAANQSADVVQIFMDETNAYR; from the coding sequence ATGAAATACGGAATTATCGGTGCTATGGAAGAAGAAGTGGAGATATTGGCAACGCAGATGAAGCATGCAACGACGACCGAAAAGGGAGGGTGCGTATTTTATGAGGGGCAACTAAACGGCCATGAAGTTGTCCTTATGCAATCAGGGATCGGCAAAGTGAACGCGGCGATCGGCACAACGTTGCTGATTGATACGTATAATCCGGATATTGTCATCAATACCGGTGTCGCGGGGGGATTTGACATGGAAATGGCGATCGGTGATCTCGTTATTTCCACCTACGTGAGCTACAACGATGTGGATGCCACAGCATTCGGATATACATTCGGGCAAGTTCCCGGCATGCCGAGCGAATATTATGCAAAGAAAGATTTAGTCGAATACGCGAATGCAGCTGCTCTGCAAACAGGGGCGAATGCAACAAGCGGCCTGATTCTTTCCGGAGATTCGTTTATGAGCGATGAAAAGCGGGTCGCTGATCTTCGCGCCGAGTTTCCGGATGCAAAATGCTCGGAAATGGAAGCCGGAGCCATTGCGCAAGTGTGCTATCGTTTTCAAATACCTTTTGTCATTATACGAGCGTTAAGCGATATCGTCGGTAAAGATGCCTTAGAGTCATATGAAACGTTTTTGGATAAAGCAGCCAATCAATCCGCGGACGTCGTGCAAATCTTTATGGATGAGACAAATGCATATAGATGA
- a CDS encoding YrhC family protein yields MEPSKQDEHLAMKINDYRSFSNIFLLIAAFMSIGWFIPEQAEQMGTIFGLSLWFGLIGASVFCLSLSLKWTREWGNS; encoded by the coding sequence ATGGAACCATCTAAACAAGACGAACATTTGGCTATGAAAATAAATGATTATCGATCGTTTTCCAATATTTTTTTACTGATTGCCGCTTTCATGTCTATCGGTTGGTTTATTCCCGAGCAGGCAGAGCAGATGGGCACCATTTTTGGCCTTTCTTTATGGTTCGGCTTGATTGGCGCCTCTGTGTTCTGTTTATCGCTCAGCCTCAAATGGACCCGGGAATGGGGAAACTCATGA
- a CDS encoding NUDIX hydrolase produces the protein MTTDINEVFSRLKHREPGIIGEREAQHAAVAIPIVNEKEQPSILFQIRSYRLKHQPGDISFPGGKMEADDLTSVETAARELCEETGIKRFNAAHIAPLDKWMTPYGVVIYPHVFSISETSFAPNEEVEELFTVPLHVLLKQTPETYQISSKADVPEDFPYEKIAGGKNYQFRRTVMPEVFYEYEGKHIWGLTARILRHFLRIVDS, from the coding sequence ATGACCACAGACATCAACGAAGTATTTTCTCGCCTGAAACATAGGGAACCGGGCATCATCGGTGAACGTGAAGCCCAGCATGCTGCTGTTGCCATTCCCATCGTAAATGAAAAAGAGCAACCATCCATCCTTTTTCAAATCAGAAGCTACCGATTAAAACATCAGCCTGGGGATATCAGTTTTCCGGGCGGAAAAATGGAAGCAGACGATTTAACATCAGTAGAGACAGCCGCTCGGGAATTATGTGAGGAAACCGGGATCAAACGCTTTAATGCCGCTCACATCGCGCCGCTGGATAAATGGATGACCCCATACGGTGTCGTCATTTACCCTCATGTTTTCTCTATCAGTGAAACGTCCTTCGCTCCTAATGAAGAAGTGGAAGAATTATTTACCGTTCCGCTTCATGTCTTGTTGAAACAAACGCCGGAAACGTATCAAATTTCTTCAAAAGCGGATGTCCCTGAAGATTTTCCGTATGAAAAAATCGCCGGCGGCAAAAATTATCAATTCCGACGCACAGTCATGCCCGAAGTTTTCTATGAATATGAAGGCAAACACATTTGGGGACTTACAGCCCGCATCCTCCGGCATTTTCTTCGCATCGTAGATTCATGA
- a CDS encoding S9 family peptidase: protein MSKRPIDIEDLFHLTQYSDPQIDHKGETYVFTGRAINENQSYTEHLYVQDVHHGELRQWTFGNVKDRFPRFSPDDQTIVFLSNRSGIDQLWSISTNGGAPKQLTYLEHGAGKPHWSPGGRSLLFSAPVGTDRAFTEQVEKTKEEREKNVKKKEPFKIERLKYKSDAMGFHGQKHQQLILFDIETKTSEQLTTNEVDHNVGGWSPNGKKIAYTANLKGDNHIGQDIFIQSIGTVEETRQITASDGTYHDISWSPDGAKIACFGHTYTYDGATQNEIWTIDVSNGEKKLLTPDVDFEIGDAMISDFQSGQHNPGPVWENGQSIIFTASRFGRTGVFRASINGEIHPIFEENRHVYAFSFHKETDVLIAGISSPTDPGNFYAIPLDNGKITQRTYANDAYLSDIQLQEPHTVRFSANDGWEIEGWLLYPSNYNPEKKYPLILEVHGGPHAMYGYSFFHELQVLAGVGYAVLYTNPRGSHGYGQHFVDAVRGDYGGSDYTDLMAALDQTLERFSFIDDARLGVTGGSYGGFMTNWIISHTNRFKAAVTQRSIANWLSFYGVSDIGYYFTKWEIGEHLLDDPAKLWDHSPLKYARDVETPILILHGEQDLRCPIEQAEQWFTVLKYYGKEAVFVRFPDANHELSRNGPPRLRAARLAEIVHWFRDWI, encoded by the coding sequence ATGTCAAAAAGACCGATCGATATTGAAGACTTATTTCATTTGACACAGTACTCCGACCCACAAATTGACCACAAGGGAGAGACGTACGTTTTTACCGGACGAGCGATTAATGAAAATCAAAGCTATACCGAGCATCTCTACGTGCAGGATGTACATCATGGAGAACTTAGGCAATGGACATTCGGGAACGTGAAAGACCGCTTCCCCCGCTTCTCCCCGGACGATCAAACGATTGTTTTTTTGTCCAATCGCAGCGGAATTGATCAATTGTGGAGCATATCGACGAACGGCGGGGCTCCGAAGCAGTTAACCTACTTAGAACATGGCGCGGGCAAACCCCATTGGTCACCGGGCGGCCGATCCCTTTTGTTTTCGGCACCCGTAGGAACAGATCGAGCATTCACTGAGCAAGTGGAAAAAACGAAAGAAGAGCGGGAAAAGAATGTAAAAAAGAAGGAACCATTCAAAATTGAGCGCCTCAAATATAAATCGGATGCCATGGGTTTCCATGGCCAAAAGCACCAGCAACTGATTCTCTTTGATATCGAAACGAAAACGAGTGAACAGCTGACGACAAATGAGGTGGATCATAATGTCGGCGGGTGGTCTCCGAACGGGAAAAAAATCGCGTACACAGCGAATTTGAAAGGAGATAACCACATCGGCCAAGACATCTTTATCCAATCGATCGGGACGGTAGAAGAAACGAGGCAGATCACAGCGTCGGACGGCACGTATCACGACATATCATGGTCGCCCGACGGTGCAAAAATCGCTTGTTTTGGCCATACGTACACGTATGATGGAGCAACACAAAATGAAATATGGACCATTGATGTATCCAACGGGGAGAAAAAACTGCTCACACCAGATGTTGATTTTGAAATCGGCGACGCCATGATTAGCGATTTCCAATCCGGGCAACATAACCCGGGTCCTGTCTGGGAAAACGGTCAATCCATCATTTTTACCGCCAGCCGTTTTGGACGTACCGGAGTTTTCAGAGCCTCCATAAACGGAGAGATTCATCCAATATTTGAAGAAAACCGGCACGTTTATGCCTTTTCTTTTCACAAGGAAACCGACGTGCTCATCGCCGGAATCAGCAGCCCGACCGACCCGGGAAACTTTTATGCCATCCCTTTGGATAATGGAAAAATCACACAACGAACATACGCGAATGATGCTTACCTTTCAGACATTCAATTGCAAGAACCGCACACCGTCCGTTTTTCCGCAAATGATGGCTGGGAAATCGAAGGTTGGTTGCTCTACCCTTCTAACTATAATCCCGAAAAAAAATACCCTCTCATACTCGAAGTCCACGGGGGGCCTCATGCCATGTATGGGTATTCGTTTTTTCATGAGCTACAAGTATTGGCAGGAGTTGGATACGCGGTCTTGTACACGAATCCGAGAGGGAGCCACGGCTACGGCCAACATTTCGTCGACGCGGTCCGTGGGGATTATGGAGGAAGCGACTACACGGATCTCATGGCTGCGCTCGATCAAACGTTAGAGCGTTTTTCGTTCATCGATGACGCGCGATTGGGCGTTACCGGCGGAAGCTATGGAGGCTTTATGACGAACTGGATTATTTCCCATACCAATCGCTTTAAAGCCGCGGTCACGCAACGCTCGATCGCAAATTGGCTTAGCTTCTACGGGGTTAGTGACATCGGTTACTATTTTACAAAATGGGAAATCGGTGAGCATTTACTTGATGACCCGGCGAAATTATGGGATCATTCCCCACTAAAATATGCACGGGATGTTGAAACGCCGATACTGATTTTACACGGCGAACAGGATTTGCGCTGTCCGATTGAACAAGCGGAACAGTGGTTTACCGTGCTCAAATATTACGGGAAAGAAGCCGTGTTCGTGCGCTTTCCCGACGCAAACCATGAACTAAGCCGCAATGGTCCTCCGCGATTGCGAGCGGCAAGGCTTGCGGAAATTGTTCATTGGTTTAGGGACTGGATTTAA